One stretch of Candidatus Baltobacteraceae bacterium DNA includes these proteins:
- a CDS encoding homoserine dehydrogenase, which translates to MFYGVDVMLAAQKIKDVPNLGLRTAGMTIGLLGCGVVGGGVAARLLTMETLLGVPVRLGRVLVRDLHKARQPEAVIPLLTTDPNDVIGDENVHVVVEAIGGVEPARSFVETALRAGKHVVTSNKALIAAHGAALSLIAQQNHAALRYEASVAGAIPVVRTLSEILSAEDVIEIAGVLNGTSNFVVNAMRDGSTLEDAIRRAQEAGYAEIDPSDDLDGVDAARKLAVLAPLAFRCRINDAQILRTSLRTLKTEHFADARKLGAAIVPLALIRRSGERIEAMVSPVLVPEDHEFGRLRGPENVVRVLGTHSGTLRFSGHGAGRSATASAVLADLAEIARRRARWQAQSVAPIDFRETTPRVPALSRQGDLPVFEFEA; encoded by the coding sequence TTGTTTTATGGGGTTGACGTGATGCTGGCTGCTCAGAAAATCAAGGATGTTCCAAATCTCGGTTTACGGACCGCCGGTATGACGATCGGTCTGCTCGGTTGCGGCGTGGTCGGCGGAGGCGTAGCTGCACGACTCCTAACGATGGAAACGCTGCTCGGAGTCCCGGTTCGGCTTGGCCGCGTGCTCGTGCGCGATCTGCACAAGGCGCGTCAACCTGAAGCCGTGATCCCGTTACTCACGACGGACCCGAATGACGTGATCGGCGATGAAAACGTGCACGTCGTTGTGGAAGCAATCGGCGGTGTCGAACCGGCGCGCTCGTTCGTTGAAACCGCTCTCCGCGCCGGCAAGCACGTCGTCACCTCGAACAAAGCGTTGATCGCAGCGCACGGCGCGGCGCTGTCGCTCATCGCCCAGCAAAATCATGCCGCACTGCGTTACGAGGCGTCGGTTGCCGGCGCGATTCCCGTCGTGCGAACGCTCAGCGAGATTCTCTCGGCCGAAGATGTCATCGAAATCGCCGGCGTGTTGAACGGTACGTCGAATTTCGTCGTCAACGCCATGCGCGACGGAAGTACGCTCGAAGATGCAATCCGGCGCGCGCAAGAAGCAGGTTATGCGGAGATCGATCCCAGCGATGATCTCGACGGTGTAGATGCCGCGCGCAAGCTCGCCGTCCTCGCACCGCTCGCATTTCGCTGCCGCATCAACGACGCGCAGATTCTGCGCACGTCGCTCCGCACGCTCAAGACCGAACATTTTGCCGATGCGCGCAAGCTTGGCGCGGCAATCGTGCCGCTGGCGCTGATTCGGCGCAGCGGCGAGCGCATCGAAGCAATGGTTTCGCCGGTGCTGGTGCCGGAGGATCACGAGTTCGGGCGCTTGCGCGGGCCCGAGAACGTGGTGCGCGTGCTAGGCACCCATTCCGGCACATTGCGATTTTCGGGTCACGGTGCGGGCCGCAGCGCTACGGCTTCGGCCGTGCTAGCCGATCTGGCCGAGATTGCGCGCCGTCGTGCTCGCTGGCAAGCGCAATCCGTCGCTCCGATCGACTTTCGTGAAACTACTCCGCGTGTGCCGGCGCTTTCGCGACAGGGCGATCTGCCCGTGTTCGAGTTCGAGGCCTAG
- a CDS encoding SIMPL domain-containing protein (The SIMPL domain is named for its presence in mouse protein SIMPL (signalling molecule that associates with mouse pelle-like kinase). Bacterial member BP26, from Brucella, was shown to assemble into a channel-like structure, while YggE from E. coli has been associated with resistance to oxidative stress.): MRARLLLMASLLLLASTASASGQIVRAGVSVPSSSSAGGITVIGRASIRLRPDVLRFTARFSLRPSSMDALLSQIDTVTQAFAKAGVDVNTLSRDVGPIYAQNQAIELTINGSARPAPAAQLAATYQNVMTSVANVSGLAFQNLSASYALQDCAAAEEQARVAAIADAHRRAQAIAHDEGVGLGDLLSASEATYGACPVQQNVQNGALDMSAQPMVTLTTQLTVTYAVRART; this comes from the coding sequence ATGAGAGCTCGCCTATTACTCATGGCTTCCTTACTGTTGTTGGCCTCGACGGCAAGCGCCTCGGGGCAGATCGTCAGAGCCGGCGTTTCAGTGCCGAGCAGTTCATCGGCCGGCGGGATAACCGTAATCGGCCGGGCGTCGATTCGATTGCGACCTGACGTGCTTCGGTTCACGGCGCGATTCAGCTTGCGTCCATCCTCAATGGATGCATTGCTCTCGCAGATCGATACCGTTACGCAGGCATTCGCGAAGGCAGGCGTTGATGTGAACACGCTCTCGCGCGACGTCGGACCGATCTATGCGCAAAACCAAGCCATCGAGCTGACGATCAACGGGTCGGCCCGCCCGGCTCCCGCTGCGCAGCTCGCAGCCACGTATCAGAATGTAATGACGTCGGTTGCGAACGTAAGCGGATTGGCGTTTCAGAATTTAAGCGCAAGCTATGCGCTCCAAGACTGCGCTGCTGCGGAAGAACAAGCGCGAGTTGCCGCGATAGCAGATGCGCACCGCCGAGCCCAGGCGATCGCCCACGACGAGGGCGTGGGTCTCGGCGATCTCTTAAGCGCGTCGGAAGCAACATACGGCGCGTGCCCGGTTCAGCAGAACGTTCAGAACGGCGCGCTCGACATGTCCGCGCAACCGATGGTGACGCTCACCACGCAGCTGACGGTGACCTACGCCGTGCGCGCACGCACGTAA
- a CDS encoding SDR family oxidoreductase — protein MLSEERALVTGVASGIGRGIARALRAEGAQLAVVDIDAERGGNVASEIGATFIQADLSTDAGARGAFDAAMNALGRISIFVHSASPPRRESQTVLNVTSDEWDAMVNINLRSGFALGQAIAKQMITEQIRGKMLFVTSLHAESPRNLPHYSAAKAGETMIVKELARALGPHGIRVNAIAPGAIPGGGFAADTAALEKMIALGRTGTPEDIASMAVALLSDRFSAYVTGTTVVVDGGLALYNWIPAPRT, from the coding sequence CTGCTCTCTGAAGAGCGCGCACTCGTCACGGGCGTCGCGTCCGGAATCGGACGCGGAATCGCGCGTGCGCTTCGTGCTGAAGGCGCACAGCTCGCCGTCGTCGACATCGACGCCGAGCGCGGCGGCAACGTCGCCTCCGAAATCGGGGCGACGTTCATTCAAGCCGATCTGTCGACAGATGCCGGCGCACGTGGCGCATTCGATGCTGCGATGAACGCGCTCGGAAGAATCTCGATCTTTGTCCATTCCGCCTCACCGCCGCGCCGCGAGTCACAAACGGTGCTGAACGTAACCTCCGATGAATGGGACGCGATGGTGAACATCAATTTGCGTTCCGGTTTCGCGCTCGGTCAGGCAATCGCAAAACAGATGATCACCGAACAAATCCGCGGCAAGATGTTGTTCGTGACGTCGCTCCACGCCGAATCACCGCGCAATCTCCCGCACTACAGTGCGGCCAAAGCCGGCGAGACGATGATCGTGAAAGAACTTGCGCGCGCGTTGGGCCCTCACGGCATTCGCGTCAACGCAATCGCACCCGGCGCTATTCCGGGCGGCGGATTTGCAGCCGACACCGCTGCGCTCGAAAAAATGATCGCACTCGGCCGCACCGGTACGCCCGAGGATATCGCTTCAATGGCAGTTGCGTTACTGTCGGATCGTTTTAGCGCGTATGTTACCGGCACGACCGTCGTCGTCGATGGCGGCCTTGCGCTCTACAACTGGATTCCCGCGCCGAGAACTTAG
- a CDS encoding enoyl-CoA hydratase: protein MIADARTFVRRTVVEDGIAEITLDRPEKRNALSLEVMRTLIAELDAIGRDHSIAAVLVRHEGPVFSAGHDIREMIGRDVSAYREIFDVCSDLMQKIQQIPQPVIAEVSGIATAAGCQFVASCDLAIASDDSKFATPGVKIGLFCTTPMVALTRAIGRKRAMEMLVTGEFVDAKTAAEWGLINRAVPKDKLHDEALALARKVAEASKFVIGLGKAAFYAQIDLDQPKAYAYAKEVMSMNALAADAQEGMCAFVEKRPPQWPERNGA from the coding sequence ATGATCGCCGACGCTCGCACGTTCGTACGCCGCACCGTCGTGGAGGACGGAATCGCCGAAATTACGCTGGATCGTCCCGAGAAGCGCAACGCGCTTTCACTCGAGGTGATGCGGACGTTGATCGCCGAGCTCGACGCCATCGGGCGAGACCATTCGATTGCCGCCGTTCTGGTGCGGCACGAAGGGCCGGTGTTTAGCGCCGGTCACGATATTCGCGAGATGATCGGCCGCGACGTCAGCGCCTATCGCGAGATCTTCGACGTGTGCAGCGATCTGATGCAGAAGATCCAGCAGATCCCGCAACCCGTCATCGCGGAAGTTTCCGGGATCGCGACGGCGGCGGGATGTCAGTTCGTCGCCAGCTGCGATTTGGCGATTGCTTCCGACGATTCAAAGTTTGCGACGCCGGGCGTGAAGATCGGACTCTTTTGCACGACGCCGATGGTCGCGCTCACGCGCGCAATCGGACGCAAGCGTGCAATGGAAATGCTCGTCACCGGCGAGTTCGTCGATGCGAAGACGGCTGCTGAGTGGGGCCTCATCAATCGTGCCGTGCCGAAAGATAAGCTTCATGATGAGGCGCTCGCACTCGCGCGCAAAGTTGCCGAGGCCAGCAAGTTCGTGATCGGACTCGGCAAAGCGGCGTTCTACGCGCAGATCGATCTCGATCAACCCAAAGCCTACGCCTACGCGAAAGAAGTCATGAGTATGAATGCGCTCGCCGCCGACGCCCAAGAAGGCATGTGCGCCTTCGTTGAAAAGCGCCCGCCGCAATGGCCGGAGCGCAACGGAGCCTAA